A genome region from Manis javanica isolate MJ-LG chromosome 3, MJ_LKY, whole genome shotgun sequence includes the following:
- the GPX1 gene encoding glutathione peroxidase 1 isoform X1: protein MCASAALRSVYAFSARPLAGGEPVSLGSLRGKVLLIENVASLUGTTVRDYTQMNELQRRLGPRGLVVLGFPCNQFGHQENGQGEEILRSLQHVRPGGGFEPGFALFEKCEVNGAGAHPLFAFLREALPAPCDDAVALMTDPKLITWSPVCRSDVAWNFEKFLVGPDGVPVRRYSRRFPTIDIEPDIEALLPAVPGCA from the exons ATGTGCGCCTCCGCAGCGCTCCGCTCCGTGTACGCCTTCTCGGCGCGTCCGCTGGCCGGCGGGGAGCCCGTGAGCCTGGGCTCGCTGCGCGGCAAGGTGCTGCTCATCGAGAATGTGGCGTCGCTCTGAGGCACCACGGTGCGCGACTACACGCAGATGAACGAGCTGCAGCGGCGCCTCGGGCCCCGGGGCCTGGTGGTGCTCGGCTTCCCGTGCAACCAGTTCGGGCATCAG GAGAACGGCCAGGGCGAGGAGATCCTGCGCTCGCTGCAGCACGTGCGCCCCGGCGGCGGCTTCGAGCCCGGCTTCGCGCTCTTCGAGAAGTGCGAGGTGAACGGCGCGGGCGCGCACCCGCTCTTCGCCTTCCTGCGGGAGGCCCTGCCCGCGCCCTGCGACGACGCCGTAGCGCTCATGACCGACCCCAAGCTCATCACCTGGTCGCCCGTGTGCCGCAGCGACGTCGCCTGGAACTTCGAGAAGTTCCTGGTGGGGCCGGACGGGGTGCCCGTGCGCAGGTACAGCCGCCGCTTCCCCACCATCGACATTGAGCCCGACATCGAAGCCCTGCTGCCCGCGGTGCCCGGCTGTGCCTAG
- the GPX1 gene encoding glutathione peroxidase 1 isoform X2 produces MCASAALRSVYAFSARPLAGGEPVSLGSLRGKVLLIENVASLUGTTVRDYTQMNELQRRLGPRGLVVLGFPCNQFGHQVPARAPAGERPGRGDPALAAARAPRRRLRARLRALREVRGERRGRAPALRLPAGGPARALRRRRSAHDRPQAHHLVARVPQRRRLELREVPGGAGRGARAQVQPPLPHHRH; encoded by the exons ATGTGCGCCTCCGCAGCGCTCCGCTCCGTGTACGCCTTCTCGGCGCGTCCGCTGGCCGGCGGGGAGCCCGTGAGCCTGGGCTCGCTGCGCGGCAAGGTGCTGCTCATCGAGAATGTGGCGTCGCTCTGAGGCACCACGGTGCGCGACTACACGCAGATGAACGAGCTGCAGCGGCGCCTCGGGCCCCGGGGCCTGGTGGTGCTCGGCTTCCCGTGCAACCAGTTCGGGCATCAGGTGC CGGCCCGCGCGCCCGCAGGAGAACGGCCAGGGCGAGGAGATCCTGCGCTCGCTGCAGCACGTGCGCCCCGGCGGCGGCTTCGAGCCCGGCTTCGCGCTCTTCGAGAAGTGCGAGGTGAACGGCGCGGGCGCGCACCCGCTCTTCGCCTTCCTGCGGGAGGCCCTGCCCGCGCCCTGCGACGACGCCGTAGCGCTCATGACCGACCCCAAGCTCATCACCTGGTCGCCCGTGTGCCGCAGCGACGTCGCCTGGAACTTCGAGAAGTTCCTGGTGGGGCCGGACGGGGTGCCCGTGCGCAGGTACAGCCGCCGCTTCCCCACCATCGACATTGA